One Spinacia oleracea cultivar Varoflay chromosome 4, BTI_SOV_V1, whole genome shotgun sequence DNA segment encodes these proteins:
- the LOC130459999 gene encoding EPIDERMAL PATTERNING FACTOR-like protein 2, with product MAISTTYQHGIKLVIMVTLVIFLVNLPSKSDARDIMKSVKTVLGSRPPNCMNKCSGCHPCVAALVVTYKGSSDELRDAISPTSYIGYEPTSYDGYEDNNHDSYYLVEWKCKCGNKLFP from the exons ATGGCAATTTCAACAACGTACCAACATGGGATAAAATTGGTTATCATGGTTACCCTAGTCATTTTCCTCGTAAATTTACCTTCCAAATCAG ATGCAAGAGATATAATGAAGAGCGTAAAAACAGTGTTGGGTTCACGTCCGCCTAATTGTATGAACAAGTGCTCGGGTTGCCATCCATGTGTCGCGGCGCTTGTTGTTACTTATAAGGGTTCTAGCGATGAATTAAGGGATGCAATCTCGCCAACATCTTACATTGGTTATGAGCCAACATCTTATGATGGTTATGAAGATAATAATCATGATAGTTATTATCTTGTAGAATGGAAATGCAAATGCGGAAATAAGTTGTTTCCTTAA